A region from the Rhinoderma darwinii isolate aRhiDar2 chromosome 2, aRhiDar2.hap1, whole genome shotgun sequence genome encodes:
- the LOC142741107 gene encoding gap junction alpha-2 protein-like, translating to MAGWDLLKILLDEVQEHSTLIGKVWLTVLFIFRILILTLAGESVWGDEQSDFTCNTNQPGCTNVCYDKAFPISHVRYWVLQFLFVSTPTLIYLGHVIYLSRREEKLKQGNAKEISSETTESKLENNNKNQSSTKKIKLHGALVYTYAASVIFKTVFEAGFVFGQWYLYGFVMPPIFECSRVPCPHKVDCFVSRPMEKTIFIIFMLVVSLISLLLNLLELIHLCSKQFHKRDLKMEVPFCSVPISLKSVPNGASSHPSYSNPPPSDQELPVYDKGSGRHHWPSIHMGQKLNSTDKAKASSDCWSQSGLSMVVTDVPGLVANLAAITCSSQSAHKQYV from the coding sequence ATGGCAGGATGGGATCTGCTTAAAATATTGCTTGATGAGGTCCAAGAACATTCCACACTCATCGGAAAAGTTTGGCTGACAGTGCTTTTCATCTTCAGAATACTTATCCTAACCTTGGCAGGAGAGTCTGTTTGGGGGGATGAGCAGTCTGACTTCACGTGCAATACAAATCAACCTGGGTGTACCAATGTCTGTTATGATAAGGCTTTCCCTATCTCGCATGTCCGCTACtgggtgctgcagttcctttttgTTAGCACTCCCACCTTGATCTACCTTGGACATGTTATTTATTTGTCCAGGAGAGAGGAAAAATTAAAGCAGGGGAATGCTAAAGAAATAAGTTCTGAAACTACAGAATCAAAGTTGGAGAATAATAACAAAAATCAATCATCTACCAAAAAGATTAAACTTCATGGAGCCTTAGTCTACACCTATGCAGCCAGTGTTATCTTCAAAACTGTATTTGAAGCTGGATTTGTTTTCGGTCAGTGGTATTTGTATGGTTTTGTGATGCCTCCAATTTTTGAGTGTTCAAGAGTGCCTTGTCCTCACAAAGTGGACTGTTTTGTTTCCCGGCCCATGGAAAAGACTATCTTCATCATCTTCATGTTGGTGGTTTCTCTCATATCTTTGTTACTCAATTTGCTTGAACTTATTCACCTTTGCAGCAAACAATTTCATAAACGTGATTTAAAGATGGAAGTGCCTTTTTGTTCTGTTCCTATCTCTTTAAAAAGTGTACCAAATGGAGCCAGTTCTCATCCGTCTTACTCTAATCCTCCACCAAGTGACCAAGAGCTACCAGTGTACGACAAAGGCTCTGGTAGACATCACTGGCCAAGCATCCACATGGGACAAAAGCTTAACAGTACTGATAAGGCCAAGGCATCATCGGACTGCTGGTCCCAAAGCGGTTTATCCATGGTAGTTACAGATGTTCCGGGATTAGTGGCCAACTTGGCAGCTATTACATGTAGCTCGCAGTCCGCGCACAAACAGTATGTCTAG